The Oncorhynchus masou masou isolate Uvic2021 unplaced genomic scaffold, UVic_Omas_1.1 unplaced_scaffold_1454, whole genome shotgun sequence genome has a window encoding:
- the LOC135530901 gene encoding dexamethasone-induced protein homolog — MTLKTYARLDSLESLLNELPCMFYLGLFFVNVLILYYAFLMEYIVLNVGIVFLPEDMDQALVDLGVLSDPASVPYDTDTELDVFERYLE; from the coding sequence ATGACACTCAAAACTTATGCTCGACTAGATTCGTTGGAATCGCTCCTCAACGAACTTCCCTGTATGTTTTATCTGGGCCTGTTTTTTGTGAACGTTTTGATCCTCTACTATGCCTTTCTAATGGAATACATTGTCCTGAATGTGGGGATAGTGTTTCTACCGGAAGATATGGACCAGGCGCTGGTGGACCTAGGGGTATTATCTGACCCGGCCTCTGTCCCTTACGACACGGACACAGAACTCGATGTTTTCGAGAGGTACCTGGAGTGA